A DNA window from Strix aluco isolate bStrAlu1 chromosome 6, bStrAlu1.hap1, whole genome shotgun sequence contains the following coding sequences:
- the FAM171B gene encoding protein FAM171B isoform X1 — protein sequence MPGTCGRLSSLLLGLAAALLLLITGRPPPVDAAAAARPQQQRAALPGVAPAAAAASGSVFTLKVQVNDIISHQYLQQAVVEVFVNYTKTNSTLTGSNGAVLIKVPYKLGLSLTIVSYKDGYMLTPLPWKTGRMPIYSSVTLSLFPQRQANIWLFEDIVLITGKLSDAKSQPSVQFPKFLIKLPTNHHITNVTAYLTVPEQFLKVDSFLYTTGILLNKSGFKSMELAPLAAICVNVLLTGKELKVNGPIQITLPLPSSTVKPGAAVPAWTFDMKTGAWVSRGLGMVKEADGQLVWTYTAQHLGYWIAAPLPGTRESIISAVSKDITAYHTVFLTAILGGTVVIIIGFFAVLLCYCRDKCGRTQKKEKNTTKLEVIKKDQTTSTTHMNHINAVKGSLKLEDKSQLYTPKISSYSPQRRMSVDTEDGKSRDNFKIYTEDASYQSSCQARNSSHSLEPTAGVRHLQQPKHSNSTLSQAPRDIQDQNRYLSLKEEMYGLPHIPEHLMHIYNQPIAILQTSDLFHSPEQLHPAKSATLPRKGQLVYSPMMEPMNRDGYMQTLPKMPVHSHPQPSVCRDENNTLASEEGLPSQASNWGRYTNSLLESVSVPGTLNEAVVMTPFSSELQGISEQTLLELSKGKPSPHPRAWFVSLDGKPIAQVRHSFIDLKKGRKTESNDTSLDSGVDMNEHHPSRKLEREKTFIKNMPHSKILYLEDLDLSSSESGTTVCTPEDQAVRHILDGGNGQVAEQHDEGLRRKTVSGSHESGIPSAKRRDRPSIMKRDSKTNIWKKREERPLIPIN from the exons GATCTGTTTTTACCCTAAAAGTTCAAGTAAATGACATCATCAGTCATCAGTACCTGCAACAAGCGGTTGTAGAAGTGTTTGTTAACTACACAAAGACAAATTCTACTCTTACTGGAAGCAACGGAGCAGTATTAATAAAAGTTCCCTACAAATTAGGATTAAGCTTAACTATCGTATCCTACAAGGATGGCTACATGTTAACACCTTTGCCTTGGAAAACTGGGAGGATGCCAA TATATTCATCTGTGACGCTTTCATTATTCCCACAACGTCAAGCTAATATATGGCTCTTTGAAGATATTGTCTTAATTACTGGAAAACTGTCTG ATGCCAAATCTCAACCAAGTGTTCAGTTTCCaaaatttttaataaagcttCCAACAAATCACCATATTACAAATGTTACAGCCTATCTGACAGTGCCAGAGCAATTTTTGAAAGTGGACAGCTTTCTCTATACAACAGGAATTCTTCTAAATAAATCGG GTTTCAAAAGCATGGAATTAGCTCCTCTTGCTGCAATATGCGTAAATGTTCTTTTGACTGGGAAAGAACTGAAAGTAAATGGTCCCATTCAGATTACACTTCCTCTTCCCTCAAGTACTGTAAAACCAGGAGCTGCTGTACCTGCATGGACATTTGATATGAAAACTG gtgctTGGGTAAGCCGTGGGCTGGGAATGGTGAAGGAAGCAGATGGTCAGTTAGTATGGACGTACACTGCTCAACACTTAGGGTACTGGATAGCAGCTCCACTGCCTGGAACAAGAG AATCCATTATTAGTGCGGTTTCCAAGGACATAACAGCCTATCACACAGTGTTCCTTACGGCCATACTGGGAGGTACTGTTGTCATTATCATTGGattttttgctgttcttctttGTTACTGCAG GGATAAATGTGGTCGgacacaaaagaaggaaaaaaatacaactaagCTGGAGGTCATAAAAAAAGACCAGACAACATCAACAACTCACATGAATCACATCAATGCTGTCAAAGGGTCTTTAAAGCTGGAGGATAAGTCACAGTTATACACACCGAAGATTTCTTCATACAGCCCTCAAAGAAGGATGTCTGTAGACACAGAAGATGGAAAATCACGAGACAATTTTAAAATCTACACAGAGGATGCTTCTTATCAGTCATCCTGTCAGGCAAGAAATTCATCCCATTCATTAGAGCCTACTGCTGGCGTTCGGCATTTACAGCAGCCGAAGCACAGTAACAGTACTCTTTCCCAGGCTCCTAGGGACATTCAAGACCAAAACAGATACCTTTCACTGAAAGAGGAGATGTATGGGCTTCCCCATATCCCAGAACACTTAATGCATATTTACAATCAACCTATAGCTATTCTTCAAACCTCTGATCTTTTCCACTCACCAGAACAATTGCATCCTGCTAAATCAGCAACTTTGCCAAGAAAAGGGCAGTTAGTATATAGCCCCATGATGGAACCCATGAATCGCGACGGTTACATGCAGACCTTACCAAAAATGCCAGTGCACTCTCATCCACAGCCTTCTGTCTGCAGAGATGAAAACAATACACTAGCTAGCGAAGAGGGTTTACCTTCTCAAGCGTCAAACTGGGGCCGGTACACTAATAGCTTACTGGAATCTGTCTCTGTTCCCGGGACATTGAATGAAGCAGTTGTAATGACTCCGTTTTCATCTGAACTTCAAGGTATTTCAGAACAAACATTATTGGAACTCTCTAAAGGAAAACCATCTCCACATCCTCGAGCATGGTTTGTGTCCCTGGATGGAAAGCCGATTGCTCAAGTGAGGCATTCTTTCATAGATctgaaaaagggcagaaaaacaGAGAGTAATGATACCAGTCTGGATTCGGGTGTGGACATGAATGAGCATCATCCTAGTAGGAaactggagagagagaaaactttCATCAAAAATATGCCGCATTCTAAGATCCTTTACTTGGAAGATCTGGATCTGAGTAGCAGTGAAAGTGGGACTACTGTTTGCACTCCAGAGGACCAGGCTGTGAGGCACATTCTGGATGGAGGGAATGGGCAAGTCGCAGAACAGCATGATGAAGGTCTAAGAAGAAAAACTGTATCAGGAAGTCATGAATCTGGTATCCCTTCTGCTAAAAGAAGGGATAGACCATCTATCATGAAAAGAGATAGCAAAACCAATatctggaagaaaagagaggagaggccGCTTATTCCTATAAATTAA
- the FAM171B gene encoding protein FAM171B isoform X2 → MLTPLPWKTGRMPIYSSVTLSLFPQRQANIWLFEDIVLITGKLSDAKSQPSVQFPKFLIKLPTNHHITNVTAYLTVPEQFLKVDSFLYTTGILLNKSGFKSMELAPLAAICVNVLLTGKELKVNGPIQITLPLPSSTVKPGAAVPAWTFDMKTGAWVSRGLGMVKEADGQLVWTYTAQHLGYWIAAPLPGTRESIISAVSKDITAYHTVFLTAILGGTVVIIIGFFAVLLCYCRDKCGRTQKKEKNTTKLEVIKKDQTTSTTHMNHINAVKGSLKLEDKSQLYTPKISSYSPQRRMSVDTEDGKSRDNFKIYTEDASYQSSCQARNSSHSLEPTAGVRHLQQPKHSNSTLSQAPRDIQDQNRYLSLKEEMYGLPHIPEHLMHIYNQPIAILQTSDLFHSPEQLHPAKSATLPRKGQLVYSPMMEPMNRDGYMQTLPKMPVHSHPQPSVCRDENNTLASEEGLPSQASNWGRYTNSLLESVSVPGTLNEAVVMTPFSSELQGISEQTLLELSKGKPSPHPRAWFVSLDGKPIAQVRHSFIDLKKGRKTESNDTSLDSGVDMNEHHPSRKLEREKTFIKNMPHSKILYLEDLDLSSSESGTTVCTPEDQAVRHILDGGNGQVAEQHDEGLRRKTVSGSHESGIPSAKRRDRPSIMKRDSKTNIWKKREERPLIPIN, encoded by the exons ATGTTAACACCTTTGCCTTGGAAAACTGGGAGGATGCCAA TATATTCATCTGTGACGCTTTCATTATTCCCACAACGTCAAGCTAATATATGGCTCTTTGAAGATATTGTCTTAATTACTGGAAAACTGTCTG ATGCCAAATCTCAACCAAGTGTTCAGTTTCCaaaatttttaataaagcttCCAACAAATCACCATATTACAAATGTTACAGCCTATCTGACAGTGCCAGAGCAATTTTTGAAAGTGGACAGCTTTCTCTATACAACAGGAATTCTTCTAAATAAATCGG GTTTCAAAAGCATGGAATTAGCTCCTCTTGCTGCAATATGCGTAAATGTTCTTTTGACTGGGAAAGAACTGAAAGTAAATGGTCCCATTCAGATTACACTTCCTCTTCCCTCAAGTACTGTAAAACCAGGAGCTGCTGTACCTGCATGGACATTTGATATGAAAACTG gtgctTGGGTAAGCCGTGGGCTGGGAATGGTGAAGGAAGCAGATGGTCAGTTAGTATGGACGTACACTGCTCAACACTTAGGGTACTGGATAGCAGCTCCACTGCCTGGAACAAGAG AATCCATTATTAGTGCGGTTTCCAAGGACATAACAGCCTATCACACAGTGTTCCTTACGGCCATACTGGGAGGTACTGTTGTCATTATCATTGGattttttgctgttcttctttGTTACTGCAG GGATAAATGTGGTCGgacacaaaagaaggaaaaaaatacaactaagCTGGAGGTCATAAAAAAAGACCAGACAACATCAACAACTCACATGAATCACATCAATGCTGTCAAAGGGTCTTTAAAGCTGGAGGATAAGTCACAGTTATACACACCGAAGATTTCTTCATACAGCCCTCAAAGAAGGATGTCTGTAGACACAGAAGATGGAAAATCACGAGACAATTTTAAAATCTACACAGAGGATGCTTCTTATCAGTCATCCTGTCAGGCAAGAAATTCATCCCATTCATTAGAGCCTACTGCTGGCGTTCGGCATTTACAGCAGCCGAAGCACAGTAACAGTACTCTTTCCCAGGCTCCTAGGGACATTCAAGACCAAAACAGATACCTTTCACTGAAAGAGGAGATGTATGGGCTTCCCCATATCCCAGAACACTTAATGCATATTTACAATCAACCTATAGCTATTCTTCAAACCTCTGATCTTTTCCACTCACCAGAACAATTGCATCCTGCTAAATCAGCAACTTTGCCAAGAAAAGGGCAGTTAGTATATAGCCCCATGATGGAACCCATGAATCGCGACGGTTACATGCAGACCTTACCAAAAATGCCAGTGCACTCTCATCCACAGCCTTCTGTCTGCAGAGATGAAAACAATACACTAGCTAGCGAAGAGGGTTTACCTTCTCAAGCGTCAAACTGGGGCCGGTACACTAATAGCTTACTGGAATCTGTCTCTGTTCCCGGGACATTGAATGAAGCAGTTGTAATGACTCCGTTTTCATCTGAACTTCAAGGTATTTCAGAACAAACATTATTGGAACTCTCTAAAGGAAAACCATCTCCACATCCTCGAGCATGGTTTGTGTCCCTGGATGGAAAGCCGATTGCTCAAGTGAGGCATTCTTTCATAGATctgaaaaagggcagaaaaacaGAGAGTAATGATACCAGTCTGGATTCGGGTGTGGACATGAATGAGCATCATCCTAGTAGGAaactggagagagagaaaactttCATCAAAAATATGCCGCATTCTAAGATCCTTTACTTGGAAGATCTGGATCTGAGTAGCAGTGAAAGTGGGACTACTGTTTGCACTCCAGAGGACCAGGCTGTGAGGCACATTCTGGATGGAGGGAATGGGCAAGTCGCAGAACAGCATGATGAAGGTCTAAGAAGAAAAACTGTATCAGGAAGTCATGAATCTGGTATCCCTTCTGCTAAAAGAAGGGATAGACCATCTATCATGAAAAGAGATAGCAAAACCAATatctggaagaaaagagaggagaggccGCTTATTCCTATAAATTAA